A genome region from Pieris brassicae chromosome W, ilPieBrab1.1, whole genome shotgun sequence includes the following:
- the LOC123718338 gene encoding LOW QUALITY PROTEIN: cytochrome b-like (The sequence of the model RefSeq protein was modified relative to this genomic sequence to represent the inferred CDS: substituted 6 bases at 6 genomic stop codons), whose amino-acid sequence MKKKFHPLRKTHPLINFLNNSLIDLPSPSNISIWXNFGSLLAXCLITQILTGLFLTIYYYANIELAFYRVNYVCRNVNYGWIIRTLHANGASFFFICIYIHIGRGIYYESFNFINTXIIGIIILFLLIITAFIGYVLPWGQISFXGATVITNLLSAIPYLGNSLLNXIXGGFAVDNPTLTRFYTFHFLIPFIILAITIIHLLFLHQTGSNNPLGINRNLDKIPFHPYFTFKDLIGFIIIIFILILLLTDTN is encoded by the coding sequence atgaaaaaaaaatttcacccTCTTCGAAAAACTCAcccattaataaattttttaaataattctttaattgaTTTACCTTCCCCATCTAACATTTCAATTTGGTGAAATTTTGGTTCACTTTTAGCTTAATGCTTAATCACCCAAATCTTAACTGGATTATTTTTAACCATATATTACTATGCAAATATCGAATTAGCTTTCTATAGAGTAAATTATGTCTGTCGAAATGTAAATTATGGGTGGATAATTCGAACCTTACATGCAAATGGAGCatcattcttttttatttgtatctaCATTCATATTGGACGAGGAATTTACTAtgaatcatttaattttatcaatacttGAATaataggtattattattttattcttactaATAATAACAGCATTTATAGGATACGTCCTTCCATGGGGGCAAATATCTTTTTGAGGAGCAACAGTTATTACAAATCTATTATCAGCCATCCCATATTTAGGAAATTcacttttaaattgaatttgagGAGGATTTGCTGTAGACAACCCAACATTAACTCGATTTTACACTTTTCATTTTCTTataccatttattattttagcaataacaataattcatttattatttttacatcaaACAGGATCCAATAACCCTTTaggaataaatagaaatttagaTAAAATCCCTTTCCAtccttattttacttttaaggatttaattggatttattattataatatttattttaatcttacTGCTAACTGACACTAACTAA